The genomic DNA CCAATGCTCCTCCTGTAATAAAAAATGCTGGAATTCCTCCTAATGGTACATCAACTACTCCATACATAAACATTGAAGAAGTGTCATCTTGTTCTTGAACATATGAGCCAAGAATGCTTAAACCAAAGGGACCAATTTTTGCAATTACTTCTCCATCAAATTGGTATTTATAACTATTTTGGGGAGGATTGATAATCAAAAGCTGACCACTCAAAGTGAATATATCTGAGTTTAATGCTATGCCTAGGCCATTTAAATTAAACTTTGGTATTGAGGTAGGATCGGATATATTTATTCCTAGTCCTAACTCTAAAAGATTAATAGCTAAATCTGGTACGTTTAATGATCCATCCAAAAGTAAATATAGATATCCATTACTATAATTTAATCCAATCCTTTGTAATGTAATTGGACCTAAACTTTTTTGTACTGGTATCCATGTGCCTTGACTCTGTACGGCGGGACTTGACGTTGAACTCATAAGTTCATTGTGTTGTATGCTTAAAACTTGAACTTCTTGTGGTTGGTTTTGTTGGGTATCTGTTGATATGCTAAAGTCCTCAGTTTTACCTGCTAAGATTAGACCTCCTTCAATCGATAAACCTTGAGCTATTGCCCTACTATTTAAAATAGTCGGATTAGTAGCATATGTTATATCAATATCTTTAATTGATAAGTCGTTACTTGAAATTTCTGGGCCTACCAATGGCAAGCTACTTATTAGATTATCAAGAGTTGGTACAATGACCTGGAATACATATGCTTGGGTACCGTTAGCTGAAAACGTCTCAAAGGTTGCGGTACCATAGTTTACAGATGTAGCGTTGAGTAAGACTTGGCTTTTAGAGTAATCATAACTAAAGTTTATACCACTAAGAGACAAATCCAGATTACTTGGAATTACTGGTATATCAAGCCCGAATGCCCCAGCTATATCATTAAACCCTAGGTAATCTTGAGATTGCGCTTGCCAAGCAGCTTGCAAATCAAATGTAGTATTGCTATTGCCAGTACTTCCAAAATCCAATGTTACGGTAAAATTCTGTCCTCCGATTCCTAAAAATCCGGATAAATCAACTGCATACCTATTTTCATTATTTACATTGGAATAATTTACATTAATGTTTAACGAAGAGAGTATAGGTTCATTTAATATTATAAAATTATCATTTAATTGACCAACCAAACTATAAGCGTAACTATCAGATACTTGATTTATTGAAACTCCAAAATTTAAGAACTGTAAATTAGAAAGTTCATCTGGTAATTCGATTCCTTGCCCAAACAAGCCTTGAATTATGTTATTTAAACTCACAGATCCAAAATACTGGCCAGTAATACTACTGACATCCCACCCTTGAGAAGAATTTTCTGTTAGATTTACAGTAAAATCAAAAGTACCATCAAAAATATCAGGATTATTATTAAGTAACGAACAATTAGCATCTAAATATACTATTACAAAACTATTAGCAGTATCAAATGGATTGTAGTAATTTAACGATAATGCTACATCATTTAAAGTTACTTCGTCAGGTATGATAGTCCAAGATTTTGCAATACCAATCGAAAAATATATATAACTTATTTGCGGTGAAGAAGATAAGCTTAAAGTAATTGCGAATTCATTAAGTCCAACTTCACTAAGACTATAATTTAGTACACTGGGTATAAAGCTTTCAAACTTACTGCCACCTGGCAGTGCAGCTATAATATCAGCAGCACTAAAGGTAGTACCAGGTTGAGGAATTGCACTGAATGACAATAATTCATTATCCGGGTCTATAGTAACCTCAAACTCAAGAATAGAATTTGAGCCTGGTGCTGTAGACTGCATAGTCGCAATTAAGCCCAAACCGATTTCTTGAATACCTAAATCAGTAGGTATTGTAATTTCTATAACTAATTGAGTATTGCCAAGAGTTAAGCTACTAGTTCCAGTAGGAATTTTAAGAGAATTATTGCCAAGGCTAGCTGCCAGGCTCATAACAGGGTAAGGATACTTATTATTAAATGCAATTGGTCCATTTAATTTTAAAGCTGGCTGTACATCTGTATAGTTTAGTATTTTTAAAACGTTTGCTAAAAAACCACTTAGCTCTAGCCAACCAGCAAAATTTAATCCTGGTTTAAGATTTATTTTATCATTAGGATGATCGTTGCTCCATGTAACAGGAGTATAATTATCTTCAATAGTAGTGGTATATATAAAACAAGGATCAGATTGCTGTATAGCTGTAAATGGATACATATTCAATTGAGGGAAGCTTTGTAGAAATGTCCATGAAGAGTTAAGAGATGCGCAAATAATTATTTGTAAATTATTACTAGTATCCAAACTGAAAATTAAATTCATTACTACACTAGTAACCCCATATATATCTGACTTACCATTTGAAATTGTAAAACTATTATTCTGAATTGATGAAATATTATCTGGTGTAATATCATACACAATAAATTGTGTACCAGTTGAAATTAAAAAAGCATTTTGTATAGCTGCAAAACCATCTACAGGAAGATACGAAGCAACATCATCAAGAACAATACTATTATTATTTTGTGCTTCTTGAGTAAAGTTCGTCAATAATGTATCTAATATGGTCATAACTTTTCTATTATAAAAGTTTTACTTATAAGTGAAGATATATAAACCAATTTTTGCTTCAACTTTATGGTCAATAAAAATCTTACCCATTTTATTAATATCTGCTCAATCATTAGGTTGGATATCATATTTTGTTTATTTAAATTATTTAAATGCGTACTATCTTCTATAGCTGCAAGACTATTTGTAGGGGTATTATTTACAGGGAATCCACTCGCCAAGGCACCGCCATCCATAATCCACTCTCTCCTCAATATTTATATCAGTAAGCTTTATATATTTTTTGGCTAATGCGAGTATCCATTATAAATTAGAATAGTACTTGCTACTATATTAAAAAAATCTTTTATAGGTTAGGTATCATCCTAATTAT from Candidatus Jidaibacter acanthamoeba includes the following:
- a CDS encoding DUF6603 domain-containing protein, with translation MTILDTLLTNFTQEAQNNNSIVLDDVASYLPVDGFAAIQNAFLISTGTQFIVYDITPDNISSIQNNSFTISNGKSDIYGVTSVVMNLIFSLDTSNNLQIIICASLNSSWTFLQSFPQLNMYPFTAIQQSDPCFIYTTTIEDNYTPVTWSNDHPNDKINLKPGLNFAGWLELSGFLANVLKILNYTDVQPALKLNGPIAFNNKYPYPVMSLAASLGNNSLKIPTGTSSLTLGNTQLVIEITIPTDLGIQEIGLGLIATMQSTAPGSNSILEFEVTIDPDNELLSFSAIPQPGTTFSAADIIAALPGGSKFESFIPSVLNYSLSEVGLNEFAITLSLSSSPQISYIYFSIGIAKSWTIIPDEVTLNDVALSLNYYNPFDTANSFVIVYLDANCSLLNNNPDIFDGTFDFTVNLTENSSQGWDVSSITGQYFGSVSLNNIIQGLFGQGIELPDELSNLQFLNFGVSINQVSDSYAYSLVGQLNDNFIILNEPILSSLNINVNYSNVNNENRYAVDLSGFLGIGGQNFTVTLDFGSTGNSNTTFDLQAAWQAQSQDYLGFNDIAGAFGLDIPVIPSNLDLSLSGINFSYDYSKSQVLLNATSVNYGTATFETFSANGTQAYVFQVIVPTLDNLISSLPLVGPEISSNDLSIKDIDITYATNPTILNSRAIAQGLSIEGGLILAGKTEDFSISTDTQQNQPQEVQVLSIQHNELMSSTSSPAVQSQGTWIPVQKSLGPITLQRIGLNYSNGYLYLLLDGSLNVPDLAINLLELGLGINISDPTSIPKFNLNGLGIALNSDIFTLSGQLLIINPPQNSYKYQFDGEVIAKIGPFGLSILGSYVQEQDDTSSMFMYGVVDVPLGGIPAFFITGGALGFGYNRNLILPSINNVYTYPLVTAAMSPSKNNNFQTALNQMEAYMPVDQGQYWAAAGVTFTSYEMLNSVALVCVTFGVDLEIGLIGLSKAVIPKGDPMPIAQAILQLETTITPSTGIFEIAAQLTSTSYILAPSCHLTGGFAFYLWFAPNEHAGDFVITLGGYHPAFNKPTWYPDIPRLGVNWQVDSNLSLQGKIYGAITPVCMMAGGEMKALWVSGDIRAWFDLNTDIIISWSPYCYNINAIIDVGVSVGLSIIFVNTSINIDVGVDLSLWGPEFNGKAKIKLFIISFTINFGSQPQQSTYPITWDNFCSTFLPQQICTITVGNGLLSTLDVEQNGQAASIWVIDQNDFEIVTSSAIPSKTISLNGTSKEWSTNQDFGVGLVQVSNFTSQHTITISSPDNPNIDIDTLDIEPITINAPKSLWENINESQLNSEALSPETTISNVLSGVTITTKPQTPDATLAIPLSYLMYTVNWQGNVITFETNDAPTSDPFDQHQSLDQIASTNTDEDFRNSLIALLLIPTAINVQPLTNNLNNNYFSYNPRLCYLGEEKQMEGSAND